From Patescibacteria group bacterium, a single genomic window includes:
- a CDS encoding hypothetical protein (possible pseudo, frameshifted), with translation MNRKRVYSGIRATGRLHLGNYLGAVKGMLELQEKYDCIFSVVDLHAITTPYDPKTLKQSVREVILDYLGAGVDPNKCLLEIQSRVPEHTELAYYLSTIYPVARLGGSPNV, from the coding sequence ATGAATAGGAAAAGAGTGTATTCTGGTATACGCGCGACGGGAAGATTGCATCTTGGGAATTACCTTGGTGCAGTCAAGGGAATGCTTGAGCTACAGGAGAAGTACGATTGTATTTTTTCTGTAGTTGATTTACATGCAATTACGACTCCGTATGACCCTAAAACACTTAAGCAATCTGTGAGAGAGGTGATACTGGATTATCTTGGTGCAGGAGTGGATCCGAATAAGTGTTTACTTGAGATACAGTCTCGCGTTCCAGAGCATACAGAACTTGCGTATTATTTATCTACGATTTATCCTGTTGCCCGTCTTGGAGGATCTCCCAACGTATAA
- a CDS encoding hypothetical protein (possible pseudo, frameshifted), with the protein MAADILLYKAELVPVGIDQEPHIEVTREIARKFNSMFGDTFPEPKRFATAGEYIPSLLGEGKMSKSVEGSYISLTDDLETIKRRLAAAPTDSGKTGGEVPKTGGVAHLFTLLKLFSLELYEKYAKDYQEGKIRYSDMKSDLAQLIFNELQPFQKKRKEFENNPQLVDAILDEHTHQLRRMAQSTIQEVKQKMGFL; encoded by the coding sequence ATGGCAGCGGATATTTTGCTTTATAAAGCTGAGCTTGTTCCGGTTGGGATTGATCAGGAGCCCCATATTGAGGTTACCCGCGAGATTGCTCGCAAATTTAACAGTATGTTTGGAGACACATTTCCCGAGCCCAAAAGATTTGCAACAGCGGGTGAGTATATACCATCGCTTTTAGGAGAAGGGAAGATGAGCAAGTCAGTGGAGGGAAGTTATATTTCTCTAACTGATGATTTGGAAACAATCAAGCGCCGTCTAGCTGCTGCTCCTACTGATAGCGGAAAGACCGGTGGGGAAGTGCCAAAAACTGGAGGAGTTGCTCATCTTTTTACTCTTTTGAAACTTTTTTCTCTAGAGCTCTATGAAAAGTACGCCAAGGATTATCAAGAAGGAAAGATTCGCTATAGCGATATGAAATCGGATCTTGCACAGTTAATTTTTAATGAACTTCAACCTTTCCAAAAGAAGCGCAAAGAGTTTGAAAACAATCCTCAACTTGTTGATGCAATTTTGGATGAACATACTCATCAACTTCGCAGAATGGCGCAGTCTACAATACAAGAAGTAAAACAAAAGATGGGTTTTCTTTGA
- a CDS encoding hypothetical protein (possible pseudo, frameshifted), producing the protein MLVRVLKHRVEALIEAGVDIIVIDSAHGYSAPVLSTLRWIKQKYSATQVMAGSVATYDGARALIDAGADCLRVGMGPGAICTTRIISGMGVPQITALLETVKAARAAGIPIIADGGIKYSGDMVKALAAGASACMMGSFFASAEESPGEVHVLDRAHVPHRFQSILTQRETYKFKSYRGMGSVGAMQQGAKIKSEDEFHGKNYYKDRVLVAEGVEGLVPIKGTVRELVEQSIGGIKSGMYYVGARTIEELWKKAQFIQITQASLTESHPHDILITNPGDNY; encoded by the coding sequence GTGTTGGTAAGGGTTTTGAAGCATCGTGTTGAAGCGCTCATTGAGGCAGGGGTTGATATTATTGTCATAGATTCTGCTCATGGTTATTCTGCTCCTGTCCTCTCTACTCTACGTTGGATTAAGCAAAAATATTCTGCGACGCAAGTAATGGCAGGCAGTGTGGCAACATATGATGGTGCCCGAGCTCTTATTGATGCAGGTGCAGACTGTCTTCGTGTTGGTATGGGACCTGGTGCAATTTGCACCACGCGAATCATATCAGGAATGGGTGTACCGCAGATCACTGCTCTTCTTGAGACAGTAAAGGCTGCAAGAGCGGCTGGAATTCCAATAATTGCTGATGGAGGGATTAAATACTCAGGAGATATGGTCAAAGCCTTGGCAGCAGGCGCCTCAGCTTGTATGATGGGTTCTTTTTTTGCTTCTGCTGAGGAGTCTCCCGGTGAAGTTCATGTTCTAGACCGTGCTCATGTCCCCCACCGTTTTCAAAGCATTCTGACGCAGAGAGAGACATATAAGTTCAAATCTTATCGTGGAATGGGATCTGTCGGAGCTATGCAACAAGGAGCGAAAATAAAATCTGAAGATGAGTTTCATGGCAAAAATTACTACAAAGATCGAGTGCTTGTTGCTGAGGGTGTAGAAGGTTTGGTACCTATTAAGGGGACAGTTAGAGAGTTAGTTGAACAATCAATTGGTGGTATCAAATCAGGAATGTATTATGTAGGTGCGAGAACAATAGAAGAATTGTGGAAGAAAGCGCAGTTTATCCAAATCACACAAGCATCACTTACAGAATCTCATCCTCATGATATTCTTATTACCAATCCTGGCGATAACTATTAG
- the add gene encoding adenosine deaminase produces MDSNSSSFPNFPLAELHAHLGASIHPSIYWQIAHDQGFKLPKRDYHEFKEFIRLSSKRTMPLNTYFEKIYHPLLDRLSSGTHAVEHATHQIMGGAYRANNIILLELRNNPMKHNHGGTIDLDHVIMAMLRGMERALLEYPKLSAGLIFSLAREFSYEQNAIIVEKAIKYHKRGVVGIDVAGPIDPRFNFKDYRNLFQKARKAGLKITVHTGEVRNNNDLWEALEYISPDRIGHGIHAASDSSLMKEIVKRNIVLEVCPLSNLATRAVKNIAELRRILHTFIKYGVKFTINTDWPEMIEGAQLKEQFLFLKKENILTQEQLEGM; encoded by the coding sequence ATGGATTCAAATAGCTCATCATTTCCCAATTTTCCACTGGCTGAACTTCATGCTCATTTGGGAGCATCTATTCATCCATCTATCTACTGGCAGATAGCTCATGATCAAGGATTTAAACTTCCAAAACGTGATTATCATGAATTTAAAGAGTTTATACGCCTTTCATCTAAACGCACCATGCCACTTAATACGTACTTCGAGAAAATATACCATCCTTTATTGGATCGGCTCTCATCCGGAACACACGCTGTTGAACATGCAACACATCAGATTATGGGAGGAGCTTATAGAGCAAACAATATTATTCTTCTTGAGCTTCGCAATAACCCAATGAAACATAATCATGGTGGAACTATTGATCTGGATCATGTCATTATGGCTATGCTACGTGGAATGGAGAGAGCTCTACTTGAATATCCCAAATTGTCAGCTGGATTAATATTTAGTCTTGCTCGCGAGTTTTCTTATGAACAAAATGCAATTATTGTTGAGAAAGCCATAAAGTATCACAAGAGGGGAGTAGTGGGAATAGATGTTGCTGGACCTATAGATCCTAGATTTAATTTCAAAGATTATAGAAATCTTTTTCAAAAAGCCCGCAAGGCAGGATTAAAAATTACTGTCCATACTGGAGAAGTTAGAAATAACAATGATCTCTGGGAAGCTCTTGAATATATCTCTCCTGATCGAATAGGACATGGTATTCATGCTGCCTCTGATAGTTCACTTATGAAAGAGATTGTCAAGAGAAATATTGTACTTGAGGTCTGTCCACTTTCAAACCTAGCAACACGTGCAGTGAAGAACATTGCTGAACTTCGTCGCATTCTGCATACATTTATAAAATACGGTGTCAAGTTTACAATCAATACTGATTGGCCGGAGATGATTGAAGGCGCACAGCTAAAAGAGCAATTTCTATTTCTTAAAAAGGAGAATATCCTCACCCAAGAGCAGCTGGAAGGTATGTAA
- the guaA gene encoding GMP synthase [glutamine-hydrolyzing]: protein MIYVVDFGSQTAHLIKRRIRDLGAITKFITPDEIMAAIQKEKPHGIILSGGPASVYDSNSPTLGKEIFSMNIPLLAICYGMQLMMQLLGGTVVSGKKEYGPSVLVRISNKGKLLKGVPPRSTVWMSHGDEVVVLPQGFETIASTDNVQYACVADLKKKLFGMLFHPEVEHTEYGEVILKNFVELCNTPLIQKEIDIQELEKSIRREVGEAYVIGAVSGGVDSTVAAALTARAIGKKFVPFYVDNGLMREGTTQQVKAIFKHLGVSVDIIEVEEEMLERLKGIDEPEEKRKIIGNFYIELFEREMKKLKTAGKDVEFLLQGTIYSDVIESKGTKYASKIKSHHNVLGLPKKMKLKLLEPLRNFYKDEVRELGIKLGLPDSFVYQQPFPGPGYAIRIRGEVTKDRLEKERIADRIVLEELKKAGFLQKVFISFPVLTGAFSTAVKGDGRFFGEVIALRVVESKDVMTSKWSHLPYSLLQVISSRIVNEVPGISRVVYDITTKPPATMEWE, encoded by the coding sequence ATGATTTATGTAGTTGATTTTGGATCTCAGACTGCGCATCTTATAAAGCGACGAATAAGAGATTTAGGAGCTATAACGAAATTTATTACTCCAGATGAAATAATGGCTGCAATACAAAAAGAAAAACCCCATGGGATTATCCTCTCTGGTGGACCAGCCTCAGTCTATGACTCAAACTCCCCTACTCTTGGGAAGGAGATTTTCTCAATGAACATTCCTCTTCTTGCGATTTGTTATGGTATGCAGTTGATGATGCAGCTGTTGGGTGGGACTGTTGTCTCGGGGAAAAAAGAATATGGTCCTTCTGTTCTTGTACGCATCTCAAATAAAGGAAAGTTATTAAAAGGTGTTCCGCCTCGATCTACGGTTTGGATGAGTCATGGAGATGAGGTAGTAGTACTTCCTCAAGGGTTTGAAACAATTGCATCAACAGATAATGTCCAATATGCTTGTGTAGCTGACCTAAAGAAAAAACTTTTTGGGATGCTTTTTCATCCTGAAGTTGAACATACAGAGTACGGAGAAGTTATACTAAAAAATTTTGTTGAGCTTTGTAATACTCCTCTTATTCAAAAGGAAATAGATATTCAAGAATTAGAAAAAAGTATTCGTCGGGAAGTTGGAGAGGCATATGTGATTGGCGCGGTATCAGGCGGAGTGGATTCTACTGTAGCCGCAGCTCTTACCGCGCGGGCAATAGGAAAAAAATTTGTGCCTTTTTATGTTGATAATGGTCTAATGCGCGAGGGAACAACTCAGCAAGTTAAAGCAATTTTTAAACACCTTGGTGTTTCAGTAGATATCATCGAGGTTGAGGAAGAGATGCTTGAGAGACTGAAAGGAATTGATGAACCTGAAGAAAAACGGAAGATAATTGGCAACTTTTATATCGAACTTTTCGAAAGAGAAATGAAAAAGCTTAAAACAGCTGGAAAAGATGTTGAGTTTCTTCTTCAAGGGACAATCTACTCGGATGTGATTGAGAGCAAAGGAACTAAATATGCAAGTAAAATTAAGTCGCATCATAATGTTTTGGGACTTCCCAAAAAAATGAAATTAAAGTTGTTGGAGCCTTTAAGAAATTTTTATAAAGATGAGGTAAGAGAACTTGGTATCAAACTTGGGCTTCCTGATTCTTTTGTATACCAACAGCCCTTTCCCGGTCCTGGATACGCTATAAGGATTCGGGGTGAGGTGACAAAAGATAGACTCGAAAAAGAGCGAATTGCAGATAGAATTGTCCTTGAAGAATTAAAAAAAGCTGGTTTTTTGCAAAAAGTATTTATTTCTTTTCCTGTTTTAACAGGTGCTTTTTCCACAGCAGTTAAAGGTGATGGAAGATTTTTTGGAGAAGTGATTGCACTTCGTGTTGTTGAGTCAAAAGATGTAATGACTTCAAAATGGTCGCACCTACCCTACTCACTTTTACAAGTGATATCCAGTCGTATTGTCAATGAGGTCCCTGGTATTTCGCGGGTAGTGTATGATATCACAACTAAACCTCCTGCCACGATGGAATGGGAGTAA
- a CDS encoding hypothetical protein (possible pseudo, frameshifted) translates to MDQVNQIRDKIDLVSFIQETVPLKKAGKNFKGLCPFHNEKTPSFMVSPEKQVWHCFGCNAGGDIYTFLMQYERIDFPEALRILAKRAGIELIQTNYDSGLSSKKERLYSLNSLAAEYYHYLLTKHAVGEKARLYLKERGLNEKIIETFQLGFAPSIGNGLSRYLLEKKKYEKEELIDAGLAFNRGRDVVDFFRGRIMFPLIDHRDNVVGFSGRILDNTKSTSKYINTRETLVYHKGEHFYGLNVTKEFIRKTGQAILVEGEFDVISSFQEGITNVVAVKGTALTQQQINLIGRYAQKISICFDKDAAGQEAIRRSLPLIESKGLRVTVVVIQDGKDPDEAVRKNPARI, encoded by the coding sequence ATGGACCAGGTCAATCAGATTAGAGACAAGATAGATCTTGTATCCTTTATTCAAGAAACAGTCCCTCTTAAAAAAGCAGGCAAGAATTTCAAAGGTCTTTGTCCATTTCATAATGAAAAGACTCCATCATTTATGGTTTCTCCTGAAAAACAAGTGTGGCATTGTTTTGGTTGTAACGCAGGAGGAGATATATATACCTTTCTTATGCAGTATGAGCGTATTGATTTCCCGGAGGCACTGCGTATTCTAGCAAAACGAGCTGGTATTGAATTAATTCAGACAAATTATGATTCTGGACTTTCATCAAAAAAGGAAAGACTCTACTCTCTTAACTCTCTGGCGGCAGAATATTATCATTATCTTCTGACAAAACATGCTGTTGGAGAAAAAGCAAGGCTTTATCTTAAAGAAAGAGGTTTAAATGAGAAGATAATTGAGACATTTCAATTAGGGTTTGCTCCATCTATTGGCAATGGTCTCTCTCGCTATCTTCTTGAGAAGAAAAAATACGAGAAAGAAGAATTGATTGATGCAGGACTTGCGTTTAATCGTGGTAGAGATGTGGTAGATTTTTTCCGAGGAAGGATTATGTTTCCGCTTATTGATCATCGAGATAATGTAGTAGGTTTTTCCGGAAGAATTCTTGATAATACGAAGTCAACTTCAAAATATATTAATACGCGCGAGACTCTTGTTTATCATAAAGGAGAACATTTTTACGGACTAAATGTCACCAAAGAATTTATTCGCAAAACAGGTCAGGCAATTTTAGTTGAGGGAGAATTTGATGTCATTTCATCATTTCAGGAAGGTATTACCAATGTTGTTGCTGTCAAGGGAACTGCTCTTACACAGCAGCAGATTAATCTCATTGGAAGATACGCTCAAAAGATCTCAATCTGTTTTGACAAAGATGCAGCTGGTCAGGAGGCAATTAGGCGTAGTCTTCCTCTTATTGAGAGTAAGGGTCTTCGTGTAACAGTTGTTGTTATTCAAGATGGAAAAGATCCTGATGAGGCAGTTAGGAAAAATCCCGCTAGGATTTAA
- a CDS encoding RNA polymerase sigma factor RpoD produces MSSKTKSPSILDDIVASAKKRGYITQDEILGIYSKPEEHIQELDELYDRLMKLDVDVFESVSQDQDEQKPIEDLEKELEALTVLTEGTVSDPVRMYLKEIGRIPLLTFDQEIELAKRVEKGDEQAKQMLINSNLRLVVSIAKKYIGRGLSLLDLIQEGNQGLIRAVEKYDWRRGFKFSTYATWWIRQSVTRAIADQARTIRIPVHMVENINRFLRASRKLMQELGREPTPEEVAAALGIEPEKALEIIKISQNPASLEAPVGDEEDSRLGDFIHDATAPTLFDSASRELLKEQVDEVLSTLSDRERRVLEERFGLKDGRPKTLEEVGRMFAVTRERIRQIEAKALRKLRHPSRGNKLKDYLG; encoded by the coding sequence ATGAGCAGCAAAACAAAATCCCCATCAATTTTAGACGACATTGTGGCTTCAGCTAAAAAAAGAGGTTATATAACTCAGGATGAGATTCTTGGTATTTATTCAAAGCCTGAGGAACATATTCAAGAGCTTGATGAGCTTTATGACAGGCTCATGAAGCTTGATGTTGATGTATTTGAGAGTGTATCTCAAGATCAAGATGAACAAAAGCCTATTGAAGATTTGGAGAAAGAGCTTGAGGCTCTTACTGTTCTTACAGAAGGAACGGTATCTGATCCTGTGAGAATGTATCTTAAGGAAATAGGCCGTATTCCCCTTTTGACATTTGATCAGGAAATTGAACTGGCTAAGCGTGTTGAAAAAGGAGATGAACAGGCAAAACAAATGCTTATCAACTCCAATCTTCGTCTTGTTGTCTCCATTGCCAAAAAATACATTGGAAGAGGACTCTCACTTCTTGATCTTATTCAGGAGGGTAATCAAGGACTTATAAGAGCTGTTGAGAAATATGATTGGAGGCGAGGTTTTAAATTCTCAACCTATGCTACCTGGTGGATTAGACAGTCTGTCACTCGTGCTATTGCTGATCAGGCTAGAACTATTCGTATTCCAGTGCATATGGTTGAGAATATCAACAGATTTTTACGAGCTTCTCGCAAGCTTATGCAGGAGCTTGGTCGTGAACCAACACCTGAGGAGGTAGCAGCTGCTTTAGGAATAGAGCCGGAGAAGGCTTTGGAGATTATCAAGATTTCTCAGAATCCTGCATCGCTTGAGGCACCAGTTGGAGATGAGGAAGATAGTCGTCTAGGAGATTTCATACATGATGCAACAGCGCCTACCCTTTTTGATTCAGCTTCTAGAGAATTATTAAAAGAACAGGTTGATGAAGTACTTTCTACTCTATCAGATAGAGAAAGAAGGGTTTTAGAAGAGAGGTTTGGTCTTAAAGATGGCCGTCCAAAGACATTAGAAGAAGTTGGTCGGATGTTTGCTGTTACGCGTGAGCGCATCAGGCAGATTGAGGCAAAAGCCTTAAGAAAACTTCGCCATCCAAGTAGAGGTAATAAACTTAAAGATTATTTAGGATAA
- the yudF gene encoding hypothetical protein: protein MKKHQTVDGYLQDLPESHRDELIKIRNLVKSQLPEVEEIISYGIPAFKYHKKILIYYAAHSKHMSIYPASDEMINAVGPKLVKYRSSKGTLQFTADKPIPPSLLKKIINFRARTIDDAS from the coding sequence ATGAAAAAACATCAAACAGTTGATGGCTACTTACAGGATTTGCCAGAGTCACATCGCGATGAGCTAATCAAGATTCGGAATTTAGTAAAATCTCAGCTTCCAGAAGTAGAGGAAATTATAAGCTATGGTATACCCGCTTTCAAATACCACAAAAAGATTTTGATATACTATGCTGCCCATAGCAAACATATGAGCATATATCCAGCCTCCGACGAAATGATCAATGCGGTCGGACCAAAGTTGGTTAAGTATCGGAGTTCAAAAGGTACCCTGCAGTTTACTGCTGACAAACCGATCCCCCCTAGCCTACTCAAAAAAATAATCAACTTTCGCGCCAGAACTATAGACGATGCAAGCTAA